The Heterodontus francisci isolate sHetFra1 chromosome 13, sHetFra1.hap1, whole genome shotgun sequence genome includes a region encoding these proteins:
- the hlx1 gene encoding H2.0-like homeobox protein isoform X1, translating to MYTTGLAPYYASNFSLWSAYCSNGFLDSVKKPSFCIADILHLSDTENMPTAPPPLPGSSAVVAHLSGPHAMQPSGSPVRPTPVAPERIGGFTPRVSPASPYHRAPASCTSSSARIHLAAGSMQQLPAPSSKDLKFGIDRILSTDFDFKIKDCSSLRDLTSLMGTSRQSGVHLSVQSSASQFFASLDPGLGEASSVLNSRTSSQHHYQDSFPGPYAVLTKDTMPQTYKRKRSWSRAVFSNLQRKGLEKRFEIQKYVTKPDRKQLAAMLGLTDAQVKVWFQNRRMKWRHSKEAQAQKEEKEQLEKPASLGEEQRVRENQSDSEKSDSELTDINEKDIEVNECPDPKATVIRSELASLSTAVLKQSVSPAQSAPASPLQIVL from the exons ATGTACACCACAGGACTAGCTCCATATTACGCCAGTAATTTCAGCCTCTGGTCTGCCTATTGCTCGAATGGCTTTTTGGATTCGGTGAAGAAACCTTCCTTCTGCATCGCGGACATCCTGCATCTCAGCGACACCGAGAACATGCCGACCGCCCCGCCGCCCCTGCCAGGATCATCGGCCGTCGTGGCTCATCTGAGCGGACCACACGCCATGCAACCCTCGGGCTCCCCTGTGCGTCCTACACCCGTGGCGCCCGAGCGGATCGGCGGCTTCACCCCGAGAGTTTCCCCGGCCTCTCCCTACCATCGAGCACCCGCCAGCTGCACTTCCTCATCGGCTAGGATTCACCTCGCTGCCGGCTCGATGCAGCAGCTTCCCGCGCCCTCCAGCAAAGATCTCAAGTTCGGCATTGACCGCATTCTATCCACCGATTTTGACTTTAAAATCAAAGACTGCAGTAGTTTAAGAG ATCTTACCTCGCTGATGGGCACAAGTCGCCAGTCTGGAGTCCACCTCTCTGTGCAGAGTTCCGCTAGCCAGTTCTTTGCGTCCCTGGACCCTGGACTTGGTGAGGCTTCCTCAGTTTTGAACTCCAGAACCTCGTCCCAGCACCATTATCAGGACTCTTTTCCAG GGCCTTACGCTGTTCTAACGAAAGACACTATGCCCCAGACTTACAAAAGGAAACGTTCCTGGTCCAGAGCTGTCTTCTCCAATCTGCAGAGAAAGGGACTTGAGAAAAGATTTGAGATTCAGAAATATGTGACTAAACCTGACCGGAAGCAGCTCGCGGCGATGCTAGGATTGACTGATGCACAG GTGAAAGTATGGTTTCAGAACAGACGGATGAAATGGAGGCACTCGAAAGAAGCTCAGGCACAAAAAGAGGAGAAGGAGCAACTGGAGAAACCAGCGTCCCTGGGGGAAGAACAGCGTGTGAGGGAGAACCAGAGTGACAGTGAGAAAAGTGACTCCGAATTGACGGACATTAATGAGAAAGACATTGAGGTGAACGAGTGTCCCGATCCCAAGGCCACTGTCATCAGATCAGAACTTGCCTCCTTAAGTACTGCAGTGTTAAAGCAAAGCGTCTCACCGGCACAAAGTGCCCCAGCATCTCCGTTGCAAATTGTGCTATAA
- the hlx1 gene encoding H2.0-like homeobox protein isoform X4 — MYTTGLAPYYASNFSLWSAYCSNGFLDSVKKPSFCIADILHLSDTENMPTAPPPLPGSSAVVAHLSGPHAMQPSGSPVRPTPVAPERIGGFTPRVSPASPYHRAPASCTSSSARIHLAAGSMQQLPAPSSKDLKFGIDRILSTDFDFKIKDCSSLRDLTSLMGTSRQSGVHLSVQSSASQFFASLDPGLGEASSVLNSRTSSQHHYQDSFPAGPYAVLTKDTMPQTYKRKRSWSRAVFSNLQRKGLEKRFEIQKYVTKPDRKQLAAMLGLTDAQVKVWFQNRRMKWRHSKEAQAQKEEKEQLEKPASLGEEQRVRENQSDSEKSDSELTDINEKDIEVNECPDPKATVIRSELASLSTAVLKQSVSPAQSAPASPLQIVL; from the exons ATGTACACCACAGGACTAGCTCCATATTACGCCAGTAATTTCAGCCTCTGGTCTGCCTATTGCTCGAATGGCTTTTTGGATTCGGTGAAGAAACCTTCCTTCTGCATCGCGGACATCCTGCATCTCAGCGACACCGAGAACATGCCGACCGCCCCGCCGCCCCTGCCAGGATCATCGGCCGTCGTGGCTCATCTGAGCGGACCACACGCCATGCAACCCTCGGGCTCCCCTGTGCGTCCTACACCCGTGGCGCCCGAGCGGATCGGCGGCTTCACCCCGAGAGTTTCCCCGGCCTCTCCCTACCATCGAGCACCCGCCAGCTGCACTTCCTCATCGGCTAGGATTCACCTCGCTGCCGGCTCGATGCAGCAGCTTCCCGCGCCCTCCAGCAAAGATCTCAAGTTCGGCATTGACCGCATTCTATCCACCGATTTTGACTTTAAAATCAAAGACTGCAGTAGTTTAAGAG ATCTTACCTCGCTGATGGGCACAAGTCGCCAGTCTGGAGTCCACCTCTCTGTGCAGAGTTCCGCTAGCCAGTTCTTTGCGTCCCTGGACCCTGGACTTGGTGAGGCTTCCTCAGTTTTGAACTCCAGAACCTCGTCCCAGCACCATTATCAGGACTCTTTTCCAG CAGGGCCTTACGCTGTTCTAACGAAAGACACTATGCCCCAGACTTACAAAAGGAAACGTTCCTGGTCCAGAGCTGTCTTCTCCAATCTGCAGAGAAAGGGACTTGAGAAAAGATTTGAGATTCAGAAATATGTGACTAAACCTGACCGGAAGCAGCTCGCGGCGATGCTAGGATTGACTGATGCACAG GTGAAAGTATGGTTTCAGAACAGACGGATGAAATGGAGGCACTCGAAAGAAGCTCAGGCACAAAAAGAGGAGAAGGAGCAACTGGAGAAACCAGCGTCCCTGGGGGAAGAACAGCGTGTGAGGGAGAACCAGAGTGACAGTGAGAAAAGTGACTCCGAATTGACGGACATTAATGAGAAAGACATTGAGGTGAACGAGTGTCCCGATCCCAAGGCCACTGTCATCAGATCAGAACTTGCCTCCTTAAGTACTGCAGTGTTAAAGCAAAGCGTCTCACCGGCACAAAGTGCCCCAGCATCTCCGTTGCAAATTGTGCTATAA
- the hlx1 gene encoding H2.0-like homeobox protein isoform X3 translates to MYTTGLAPYYASNFSLWSAYCSNGFLDSVKKPSFCIADILHLSDTENMPTAPPPLPGSSAVVAHLSGPHAMQPSGSPVRPTPVAPERIGGFTPRVSPASPYHRAPASCTSSSARIHLAAGSMQQLPAPSSKDLKFGIDRILSTDFDFKIKDCSSLRDLTSLMGTSRQSGVHLSVQSSASQFFASLDPGLGPYAVLTKDTMPQTYKRKRSWSRAVFSNLQRKGLEKRFEIQKYVTKPDRKQLAAMLGLTDAQVKVWFQNRRMKWRHSKEAQAQKEEKEQLEKPASLGEEQRVRENQSDSEKSDSELTDINEKDIEVNECPDPKATVIRSELASLSTAVLKQSVSPAQSAPASPLQIVL, encoded by the exons ATGTACACCACAGGACTAGCTCCATATTACGCCAGTAATTTCAGCCTCTGGTCTGCCTATTGCTCGAATGGCTTTTTGGATTCGGTGAAGAAACCTTCCTTCTGCATCGCGGACATCCTGCATCTCAGCGACACCGAGAACATGCCGACCGCCCCGCCGCCCCTGCCAGGATCATCGGCCGTCGTGGCTCATCTGAGCGGACCACACGCCATGCAACCCTCGGGCTCCCCTGTGCGTCCTACACCCGTGGCGCCCGAGCGGATCGGCGGCTTCACCCCGAGAGTTTCCCCGGCCTCTCCCTACCATCGAGCACCCGCCAGCTGCACTTCCTCATCGGCTAGGATTCACCTCGCTGCCGGCTCGATGCAGCAGCTTCCCGCGCCCTCCAGCAAAGATCTCAAGTTCGGCATTGACCGCATTCTATCCACCGATTTTGACTTTAAAATCAAAGACTGCAGTAGTTTAAGAG ATCTTACCTCGCTGATGGGCACAAGTCGCCAGTCTGGAGTCCACCTCTCTGTGCAGAGTTCCGCTAGCCAGTTCTTTGCGTCCCTGGACCCTGGACTTG GGCCTTACGCTGTTCTAACGAAAGACACTATGCCCCAGACTTACAAAAGGAAACGTTCCTGGTCCAGAGCTGTCTTCTCCAATCTGCAGAGAAAGGGACTTGAGAAAAGATTTGAGATTCAGAAATATGTGACTAAACCTGACCGGAAGCAGCTCGCGGCGATGCTAGGATTGACTGATGCACAG GTGAAAGTATGGTTTCAGAACAGACGGATGAAATGGAGGCACTCGAAAGAAGCTCAGGCACAAAAAGAGGAGAAGGAGCAACTGGAGAAACCAGCGTCCCTGGGGGAAGAACAGCGTGTGAGGGAGAACCAGAGTGACAGTGAGAAAAGTGACTCCGAATTGACGGACATTAATGAGAAAGACATTGAGGTGAACGAGTGTCCCGATCCCAAGGCCACTGTCATCAGATCAGAACTTGCCTCCTTAAGTACTGCAGTGTTAAAGCAAAGCGTCTCACCGGCACAAAGTGCCCCAGCATCTCCGTTGCAAATTGTGCTATAA
- the hlx1 gene encoding H2.0-like homeobox protein isoform X2 yields MYTTGLAPYYASNFSLWSAYCSNGFLDSVKKPSFCIADILHLSDTENMPTAPPPLPGSSAVVAHLSGPHAMQPSGSPVRPTPVAPERIGGFTPRVSPASPYHRAPASCTSSSARIHLAAGSMQQLPAPSSKDLKFGIDRILSTDFDFKIKDCSSLRDLTSLMGTSRQSGVHLSVQSSASQFFASLDPGLAGPYAVLTKDTMPQTYKRKRSWSRAVFSNLQRKGLEKRFEIQKYVTKPDRKQLAAMLGLTDAQVKVWFQNRRMKWRHSKEAQAQKEEKEQLEKPASLGEEQRVRENQSDSEKSDSELTDINEKDIEVNECPDPKATVIRSELASLSTAVLKQSVSPAQSAPASPLQIVL; encoded by the exons ATGTACACCACAGGACTAGCTCCATATTACGCCAGTAATTTCAGCCTCTGGTCTGCCTATTGCTCGAATGGCTTTTTGGATTCGGTGAAGAAACCTTCCTTCTGCATCGCGGACATCCTGCATCTCAGCGACACCGAGAACATGCCGACCGCCCCGCCGCCCCTGCCAGGATCATCGGCCGTCGTGGCTCATCTGAGCGGACCACACGCCATGCAACCCTCGGGCTCCCCTGTGCGTCCTACACCCGTGGCGCCCGAGCGGATCGGCGGCTTCACCCCGAGAGTTTCCCCGGCCTCTCCCTACCATCGAGCACCCGCCAGCTGCACTTCCTCATCGGCTAGGATTCACCTCGCTGCCGGCTCGATGCAGCAGCTTCCCGCGCCCTCCAGCAAAGATCTCAAGTTCGGCATTGACCGCATTCTATCCACCGATTTTGACTTTAAAATCAAAGACTGCAGTAGTTTAAGAG ATCTTACCTCGCTGATGGGCACAAGTCGCCAGTCTGGAGTCCACCTCTCTGTGCAGAGTTCCGCTAGCCAGTTCTTTGCGTCCCTGGACCCTGGACTTG CAGGGCCTTACGCTGTTCTAACGAAAGACACTATGCCCCAGACTTACAAAAGGAAACGTTCCTGGTCCAGAGCTGTCTTCTCCAATCTGCAGAGAAAGGGACTTGAGAAAAGATTTGAGATTCAGAAATATGTGACTAAACCTGACCGGAAGCAGCTCGCGGCGATGCTAGGATTGACTGATGCACAG GTGAAAGTATGGTTTCAGAACAGACGGATGAAATGGAGGCACTCGAAAGAAGCTCAGGCACAAAAAGAGGAGAAGGAGCAACTGGAGAAACCAGCGTCCCTGGGGGAAGAACAGCGTGTGAGGGAGAACCAGAGTGACAGTGAGAAAAGTGACTCCGAATTGACGGACATTAATGAGAAAGACATTGAGGTGAACGAGTGTCCCGATCCCAAGGCCACTGTCATCAGATCAGAACTTGCCTCCTTAAGTACTGCAGTGTTAAAGCAAAGCGTCTCACCGGCACAAAGTGCCCCAGCATCTCCGTTGCAAATTGTGCTATAA